A region of Aquipuribacter hungaricus DNA encodes the following proteins:
- a CDS encoding type II secretion system F family protein yields the protein MAATKTYEYSVRDRSGKLASGKLDAPNETVLVTKLKAMGYAPVSVRETGAGMNKEITLPWGGGVKLKDLAIMSRQFATMINSGLSLLRALSILAEQTANKTLAKTLGEVRSDVETGTSLSASLAKHPKVFPPLMINMCRAGEVGGFLDAVLLQVAENYEAEVKLRGKIKSAMTYPVVVFVIAILAVVGMLLFIVPIFVTMFADMGGELPAPTKVLVWLSGALKVTAIPLAVGIAAGVTVWGRVKHQERVRTVVDPLMLKMPIFGGLVQKIAISRFARNLGTMIKSGVPILQALDIVADTTGNMVLTKAVRDVQNSVRQGESLAGPLGNHPVFPSMVVQMLAVGEDTGAMDTMLYKISEFYDQEVEATTEALTSLIEPLMIAFLGAIVGGMIVALYMPIFGVFELIE from the coding sequence ATGGCCGCCACCAAGACCTACGAGTACAGCGTCCGGGACCGCAGCGGGAAGCTCGCCTCCGGCAAGCTCGACGCCCCCAACGAGACCGTGCTCGTCACCAAGCTCAAGGCGATGGGCTACGCCCCGGTCAGCGTCCGGGAGACCGGCGCCGGGATGAACAAGGAGATCACGCTGCCCTGGGGCGGCGGGGTCAAGCTCAAGGACCTGGCCATCATGTCGCGGCAGTTCGCGACGATGATCAACTCCGGGCTGTCGCTGCTGCGGGCGCTGTCGATCCTCGCCGAGCAGACCGCCAACAAGACCCTGGCCAAGACCCTGGGCGAGGTCCGCTCCGACGTCGAGACGGGCACGTCGCTGTCGGCGTCCCTGGCGAAGCACCCCAAGGTCTTCCCGCCGTTGATGATCAACATGTGCCGGGCCGGCGAGGTCGGCGGCTTCCTCGACGCGGTCCTGCTGCAGGTCGCCGAGAACTACGAGGCCGAGGTCAAGCTCCGCGGCAAGATCAAGTCCGCGATGACATACCCGGTCGTCGTGTTCGTCATCGCCATCCTCGCCGTGGTCGGCATGCTCCTGTTCATCGTGCCGATCTTCGTCACCATGTTCGCCGACATGGGCGGTGAGCTACCGGCGCCCACCAAGGTGCTGGTCTGGCTCTCAGGGGCGCTGAAGGTGACGGCGATCCCTCTCGCCGTCGGCATCGCCGCCGGGGTCACGGTGTGGGGACGCGTCAAGCACCAAGAACGCGTGCGGACCGTCGTCGACCCGCTCATGCTCAAGATGCCCATCTTCGGCGGCCTGGTGCAGAAGATCGCCATCTCCCGCTTCGCGCGGAATCTCGGCACGATGATCAAGTCCGGCGTGCCCATCCTGCAGGCGCTCGACATCGTCGCCGACACCACGGGCAACATGGTGCTCACCAAGGCCGTCCGCGACGTGCAGAACAGCGTGCGCCAGGGCGAGAGCCTCGCCGGCCCCCTTGGCAACCACCCGGTGTTCCCGTCGATGGTCGTGCAGATGCTCGCCGTCGGCGAGGACACCGGCGCCATGGACACGATGCTGTACAAGATCAGCGAGTTCTACGACCAGGAGGTCGAGGCGACCACAGAGGCGCTCACCAGCCTCATCGAGCCGCTCATGATCGCGTTCCTGGGCGCCATCGTCGGCGGCATGATCGTCGCGCTCTACATGCCGATCTTCGGGGTGTTCGAGCTCATCGAGTAG
- a CDS encoding prepilin-type N-terminal cleavage/methylation domain-containing protein, protein MLARIRKSMDEKDQGFTLIELLVVMIIIGILAAIAIPVFLNQRERAVVSSMTSDARSVATEIETYFVENQRYPATIALADADTLTIPGVAPAAATVVNLSTANRASVTTTADSYCIAVTRDAGAPSDALTVWFDSDAGGIVNAAC, encoded by the coding sequence ATGCTCGCTCGCATCCGCAAGTCCATGGACGAGAAGGACCAGGGCTTCACCCTGATCGAGCTCCTCGTCGTCATGATCATCATCGGCATCCTCGCCGCGATCGCCATCCCGGTCTTCCTCAACCAGCGGGAGCGCGCTGTCGTCTCCTCCATGACGTCCGACGCCCGCTCCGTCGCGACCGAGATCGAGACCTACTTCGTCGAGAACCAGCGCTACCCCGCGACCATCGCGCTCGCGGACGCCGACACGCTGACCATCCCCGGCGTTGCGCCTGCGGCGGCCACCGTGGTGAACCTGTCCACCGCCAACCGGGCCTCGGTCACGACGACCGCCGACTCCTACTGCATCGCTGTGACCCGTGATGCGGGCGCTCCGTCCGACGCCCTCACCGTCTGGTTCGACAGCGACGCCGGCGGGATCGTCAACGCCGCCTGCTGA